The genome window ATCACCATTCtgataaataacagttaaatcactacttcgaataaatattagttaaatgaaatgtaaaggAATACATCGAAATTTTTTAACTAAGTTTAAGACATACTATTCCATAAACTGCTTAGGAAACATGTAATacacaacatcatattaaattcTTTTGTGAAAACATGAAAACACTTAAACAAAATCATAGAATAAAATCATAGCATaataaaatcatcaaaaatttTAGCATAACATAAGTTAATAAAGTTAAGTTCTCTGTCACAAATGGTGCTTGTATGTTGAGTCTGTACCTTTGCTCCATTAGTGACTGTGAGGTGATGCATACTGTGATGTTAAACTCTGATCGTGTAACAGTTGTTCCTTGTTGAATGACTTAAGCTcctttatttaacttattttagctttacagTGTTCTTTTATGCATAAACTTGTCAAGTTGTCAAAGTTGAATATGTCAAAGATATCTTTACAAGTTACGCCCAAGAAGTTCTACCTTGGACTCATGATGCATCTGAGACTGACGATGACATTTTTCCACACTGATTGGGTGCTTTAGGGCTCAAAGGTATTTTTGTCTGCCTAGCCATCATAGCCATGTAAAAGATATGAGAGATTGTCTCACCTGCAGGGAGTTATCAGTAATTCCTAGATATTCCTGCAGCTCCTTTACTGCCTGCTTGAGATCCCTCAGCAGCCTTTTGAGGAATGTATTCATTTGAATAACATCACTTTGGTGCTTTTATCAAAGCCTATATAGTGTTGCATGGGACATCTGATTGAGTCTGAATTGTTTTGTTCACCTGATTGTCCTGATCAATACAGTGGAATCCTGTAGATGTTTTGAAAGATCTTGTGCTTCAGCAGATGAATCCACTTAGATGAAAAGAAACTGACATAAAAAGAGCCAATAGTTAGTTTGTTACTTAGAATCACTTTACCAATGGCAGGTGAATTGTAATAACTTCTGAAACATAAGTTTAAATATGGTTCAGTCCAAGCATGGGCACATCAACTATTATAAGATTTATATGCACAAGATAGATTACTAAATTACTGCAACAccagtgtgtaaagtgtgtcaagttcatataaaaacacaacaatgtatattatttttatataacgccaaagaaaaaacaacccacacCATCCAGCTTAGATGGATCTGTATGTACATTCTGATGCATAACCTAGTGCAACAATCATGCAATACCTTTTTAACATAAGAAATAACTGGTTTCCAGCTGTCAAAAAACGTCCTAGTGTAAATTTTAATCTTCTCCAGCTTAAGAAAAGGGAATAAATCTTGAATGCAATGAGAAATGAAGGGACACTTAATGGAATTCCAATGTAAAAGTATGGAATGTCTGGCTAACGAAGATGAGACAGCAATAGCATGGACTGAGTTATTTGAAATGTCAAATACAGCAGTTAATGCATATGGCTGCAACTGTATCCCAATTATAGTGGACatgatactgaaaaaaaaactgtcctgtAAATTTGGGAACAGAAAAAAcatgtgatttaaatgaaagatAAAAGCTTGATGCATCACATCTGTCCTCAACATCAGGATAGATTTCAGCCAGCCTTCAGAAAAGTGGGCTCTGAACTTAAACTGAATGAGAGCTGTGCTGAATGAGAGCTGAGCTGGAGCGAATTCTGTCCTAAAATAGttttacaaaatacaaagtTTTGAACATTGAAGATTGTCACGAAGCAGAATGATATTGTGTTAGTAGAACCACACGCCTGACATGCCTGCTCTTAGATATCCATATCATACAGCCAGGTAGACGATACAGTATGTTCCTACAGTTGTACAAGAAAACAAATTACACTTTAAAGTGTAAGTAGAGCAGAGTAGGTGAGAGTGGAGTTACGATATTGTTCTGGCATTCACGTGAGTTCCGCTTGTAAcataactgtagcttgtttaaaaaaaagaggcttATTTGGAGCTTATAACCtgaaacctaaaaaaaatgttatgtgaAAAAGAAGTTATAAATATTATGATGAATTTAATATTTGCTTAGTgtatcaataattaaataaaattccaatacatttaattagttaattggTTATCCCTTAATCAGGCAAACAAGCAACTCACAAGGGCCAAGTATCAGCAccttgagagaaaaaaaacacgtatttgtataaaataagtattgcattgttttttttttgttttgtttaagtaaatgtgcctttatatttatctgttttcaacttaaattatttttttttacatatttacatttaaatatttacactattttctttttattattacccTAGATGGCCTTACACTAACCTTACACTGACTTtaatttgcaacataaaaatgacagaaatatatattttttaaattgcaaaagAAAACTTGAAAATCTTGGAAAAAGTtttggaattaaaaaaattccaagtctttaaaaataaagccaTTTAAAGGACTGAATTATAGACCTGTTCTCTTCAGAGGATTATGAACTCtttgtttaatataaagaatttaCAGGCACACAATGACTCATCACAGGGAGGCAATGAAACTGATCACACTAATAGAACAGCACATGGAGCACCATCACAGGATGCtgtttaacctgcactttattttaCCCCACCACACCCAGAATGCACTGCATTGCAGCGTTGTGTTGTATTATGTCGTCTTGTCTCGTGCACATTCCTGTTTCACGGAGCTGCAGAGCTGATAAGACTCTCAAACCCGTCCACGCtttatcagagagagagagagagagagagagagacagtacaAAGTGCACGATGATATCTGCAGAATGACGAGGAAAAAATGTCCATTATCTctcttaacacacacaaacacaccctgacgaacaaataaacacacacacaccatctgaaAATCTGTGATCACacaaaaataagattttaatgTGCTGAGATAGACGTCTGGGACAAACCTGGCATGTAGAAGCAACTTTAcaaaacatttagattttaaggataaaacatttcaaatacATGCAGTAAGTGCTTTACAAACTGAAACAGAAATGAGAatatttgaggaaaaaaaaaacttgtttaaaaatcaCTAAATACAACACAAATTTTAGGCATGTACCGAAATTCTGTAATAcaataaattgtaattattattaataacatctGATATATTTTTGTACACCTCATGGAAGACATGTCATCAAACAGTGTgatatttaattctttatttcatcaaattattattatttttttgttaaaatgtctatttggcgtcatttgtttttgttttttttagctttgaatATGTTAATTACCTTTAAATTATTATCTGAATATTATCAGAATACATACTGTCTAACAAAAAAgtgtaagcaaataaaaagttctagataacgtaaaaaaaaattaattgtgataaattttttaaatcgttTCTTTTACAAACGATTGTGTGTCTTTGTTTAGAGCCGCTCAGTTTTATCCGGGTTCATTTTTACACACGGCAGAGGGTGGAACGATACGCAATTTACAGAATCGATAGCGATGGCTCgatacaatacaaaaaaaccAAACCCCTCAATTGATTACGACACAAattatgaaagaaaaagaaaagacaaataataaTGTCACGGTGTTCGTGTGATCTGTTAAGACTCTTAGCAGCGTGCATTAGAATGGAACAAACATGGCTAAACATGTACAATGGCTCGTTAAACATTACCATTAAACTGGTCAGGGTTgtacagggttgccagatcttgACCAGCAATTCACCCAAAGTAGATCTCACACAGCTGAAACtaagagaagaaaaaatatacaagTCATTGTgccttaatttaattaatatttccaCATTGTGCATAAAAGCAACAGACTTGGCAACCCCTCATGCGTAGCCCTCATTgtgcaggggtgtgtgtgtgtgtgtctggtgtcaCCCAACTTTCTGTAGGACAAATGTGTTTTTGAATGTTTTGCTGGGTGGGTAGAGTCTCATATCTGCAGCTGTGAACTTCCCAGTCGCTGAGAAAAGCAACAAGACAAACaacgagagtgagagagagagagagagagagagagagagaaggagagagagagagagaaagaaagagagtgttTCCTTTACATGATGTTGGTGTAGATGCACTGGTATCAGTGCGGACTAGTATGCTAATATGTTAGCATGTTAGCGTATTAGCTTTTCAAAAGCAGCGTGATTAGGGaaagtgtttttagtttttaacccTCGTAGGTTTCTAGTTTAGATCGATTAAGTCGATTAATGTTCAGTTCTTTATAAGAGGTTTATTATTACGCTGAGTGCTGAACGTACTGTCCGATATACAGACACCGTGAGCACTGTGGCGAACAACGCGATACGAAACTCCGCATCGCCACACCCCTGTTCGTCACATTTTACACCACAAATGTAAATACTAATAGCAGCAGGTGCATTAAATAGTCTGCAATTAAATTTAGTTTGTTCACTTCAAGATGGTGCAGGTTCTTGCGACTTATTGAATGGAAAGTGCTTTACGCCCTGCCTTCTGtccatcagagagagagagagaaagaaaacaagagagagagagagagagagggggggggggatcaatGCTAAACATTAGCAAAGCAGCTTTGACAGAAATTACACTTTCTTGTAAAAATAACGCCCACTTTGGgagtgataatttttttttcttgcgtttgatcattcttaaaaaaaaaaaaagcttatttacATGCAACGAATTTACACAGTGACAaaatcagtagtttttttttaatgtctgttttttcTAGACAGGAACGTATTCCTTGAAAGTCACCGTCAGGCAGTTGGCCGTGACATCCGTGATTATTATATTCCCGAGGAAAGGTGTGAAGCTCGAAGCACGTTCAGGTTCCCGCGCCTCCTTCTTGTCCGGGTTCGAGTGTCTGTTTGTCCGTAAGTCCGTGACAGCGGTCCTTGCTCCTCGAGAACCCGCGAAGCTCAGATCCATCGGCTCGTCCTGACACGAGCCTGAGAACACAGAAGTCGGGTCGTGGTGTCCGTTAAGGCTCGTGACGTGGCTCTGACCCGGACTCGAGCTTGCGTTTGGTGCACTAAAGCTCCGACTGCTCAAGAACCGTTTAGTGTCCTGACGGTCGCTGGAAGGTTCCGAGTGACGCCGCTTGTGGACGCCGTTTCCAGAGGAGTTTTTCATCACCTCTGATCTTTCCGCAGCATGGTGGACTGATCCGTTTCCGCCGTCCTTATGGTAGCCATTTTTTAACCCGTTCCTCTCAGTGTGTTCGGATTTCTCCACAGCGCCATCGTTCCTCTCGTTGGTTCCCCTCTCCGACAACTCTTTCtgctccatccctccatccagctGTCCCCCGTTCTCCATGTACTTACTCATCACGATGACGATTCGTCCGTTTTTGTTCTTATTCTCAACAATTTTCATTTTGCCGTTTTGTCCTTTCACGGGTTTCGTGCTCTCTTTACTGAGCTTCGTTTCTCCCCTTCCGTTATCCAGAACCTTCTCGAGGTCCACATCCCTGACGGCCTTCACATCACTCGGACACCCCAAAACCGGTTCCTGTGCCTGTTCCTGCTGGTAAAGTTTGGGGTCGGGTTGGTACTGGTGGTGCTTTTTGCTGTCAAGTTGGTAGTACTGCTTCTTCACGTTCTTCCTGTTGATCAGGACGTCGTCCAGGCTTTGGTACGAGTTCTGCTTCCTGATCCCGTTCTGTTGGTACTGCTGCATCGGATCGACGGACGGCGTTTTGACAAGGATGCCGTTGCCATGTGATGCATCATGGATGTCAGGAAGGACACTGGATCTCCAGGCGAATGATGGGACCTGAAGTGAGGTGAAGCCACAAAATAtgttaaatgagaaaaagatTTCTCAGAGTTATGTCTACCAGCGTGAAGTTCATTAATTTCCCCAATCAGGAAGTGCCTAAATGTTCTGTTCCTCCTAAACCACAGCAATTCCCAGGTTACAGGTTCCTATACGTGTATGACACACCTTTTATCCTTTTACTGTatggttacatttaatgttgttgaACATGAATGAGCTCTTATTATGAAAACCATAATCCATTAATGTCAGCCTCAACCTGAgcaccaatcagaatccagaactcGACAGCGCTGTGAGATAGAGACCAGGACGTCTCCTATAAAGAGAACATCAGCGTTTCTTGGGTACAGCCGTCTCTGGTATGGAGACGATGCGGTGTCGGCTGTGCTGCTTCATTTATCTGAACAATTTCCCCGAACATTTGCATTGCAAAGCCGTAGACACCAGATACCAAGAAACTTG of Clarias gariepinus isolate MV-2021 ecotype Netherlands chromosome 6, CGAR_prim_01v2, whole genome shotgun sequence contains these proteins:
- the LOC128526642 gene encoding E3 SUMO-protein ligase CBX4-like; amino-acid sequence: MELPAAGEQVFAVESIEKRRIRKGRFEYLVKWRGWSPKYNTWEPEENILDPRLLVAFQHREREEQLMGYRKRGPKPKLFPTQVPSFAWRSSVLPDIHDASHGNGILVKTPSVDPMQQYQQNGIRKQNSYQSLDDVLINRKNVKKQYYQLDSKKHHQYQPDPKLYQQEQAQEPVLGCPSDVKAVRDVDLEKVLDNGRGETKLSKESTKPVKGQNGKMKIVENKNKNGRIVIVMSKYMENGGQLDGGMEQKELSERGTNERNDGAVEKSEHTERNGLKNGYHKDGGNGSVHHAAERSEVMKNSSGNGVHKRRHSEPSSDRQDTKRFLSSRSFSAPNASSSPGQSHVTSLNGHHDPTSVFSGSCQDEPMDLSFAGSRGARTAVTDLRTNRHSNPDKKEAREPERASSFTPFLGNIIITDVTANCLTVTFKEYVPV